The Melanotaenia boesemani isolate fMelBoe1 chromosome 17, fMelBoe1.pri, whole genome shotgun sequence genome segment TCAGGGGGCACGACTGTGCAGCTGTTCACCAAGCTTGTAAAGCATGCAGTGGGCaagatgcagattcagctgaaccGCTGGCTGCAGAGAACTACCACAGATGACTGTGACAAAATTGACATCCTAATATGCAGTGCCTTTGATGAGAGAGGGGTCGGCATAGGGAAGTCAGATGGGGACCCTGAGGTTATCATCGACACAAGTGGAGCGGCTTTCACCAGCAATGGAGAGTTCAGACATCCGTGTTGTATCACCACCTTCTGCTTCAAGAGTGCCCTGCTGGCATGCATCCTGACTGCTGTGTGCTTCTCCTCGGTTGCCCTTGTGCGGCAATACCTCAAGGATCTCCTGCTCTGGGTGGAGAGCTTGGACAGCTTTGTTGGAGCCATGCTGTTTATAGTTGGGTTGATAATTGTGTCCTTTCCATGTGGATGGGGATATATTGTTCTTAATGTGGCAGCTGGCTACCTCTATGGCTTTGTGCTGGGAATGGGACTAGTTATGGTGGGAGTTTTAATAGGGACCTTTGTGGCACACCTGGTGTGCAAACGGTTATTGACTGACTGGGTGCTGAACAAAGTTGGGAACAGTGAACAGCTCAGTGCTGTAATACGAGTGGTGGAAGGAGGAAGTGGACTCAAAATTGTGGCCTTAGCCAGACTCACCCCCATACCATTTGGGCTCCAAAATGCAGTTTTCTCGGTAAGTATGAAAACCTTATCACTGGATTCTCCTTTTTATCATCAGAAAGACATTACACATGTCACATGTCATGTAAAGCTATAGCTTGTAATACAAAGGATGCAACTCTGGACAAGCTAGACACAGCACTCATCCCACATATTTCAACAAGTCATTTGCAGTCCTGACAATTAAACCTgtgaccttttttattttagagagAAGTGAAATGAAACTCTTATTGCTAGGCCAGCTGACACTCGAGGGAAATTATTACTAGACAAAGGCCATTCAGGAACAGCCACTACTATTTTAACAGTGAAGAACTGAGGACATTGGACATAATAGTTGTCATGTTACTTCAATGCCAAAGGCAGGACATCATAttagtggaaataaaaatagaagGCCAGTCCTCAGAGAAAAAAGCTCATTCCTCTTCACCCACTTCACATAAATGAAGTGGATACTCCTGTAAAACGAATCCCACTGGTGTCAGAATCCTATTGAAATAATAATTCTGGTTTTAACATGGTAGGAAAGGTACATAAGGTTAAGTTTTTTTCCAAGCATTTCAGTTAAGCACTGTCAAGATATTGCTTTTCTATGCATTCCTACACTTAACCTAAGGCCTTGACCTTCATATAtttcatgaataatttattcCTGCCGATTATCCTTCTCAGTCAACTCATTGATACCGCCAACTGTTAAAGCTGCAAAAGATCTCTTACTGCATGATATTAACTGGTAGATCCATAAGCTTGGAAAGTATgattaaatgataaatgattaAAGAACTGAATGACCTGTGGGTTATCTTGAACCTTGAATAGCCCGCTCAGGCTTAGACCTTTGAAATGACTAAAGCAAAACTCTTAAAACAACAGCTTTTAGTTAGACAAGAATAGAGAGCACCCCTCATGTGGAGCTGGAATGGCTTCACTAGTACCACATTTTCAGATGGATACATGTCCCTTTAAAATATCCTGTTTACTTCTTGTATATTTCGTATGGTTTTGAGCGTTATATGATTAAATAATTGCTATTTTTAGATTCTGGTGTTGCATAAAATATTGTCTGATTTTGAACAATAGCGGATTGTGTCAAGAGTTAGCTTGTGTTTATCATCAGTATATAATCAAATAACTCCACTGTCACAGTTTATCATTGTGCATACAAGCAGCAGGAACTAACACTGTTTATATATATGAATTTGAAGATGAAACTGTCTGTGTAGACATTAAcacaaatgtcagaaaaaccatGAAAAAATGACTGAGATGAGCGTTACATAGGACAAGAGTCCTGGGTTAAGGAACAGAAAGATCAATTCTTTGTAGCGAAACTAGGAATTCAAACTGCTGCTCCAGAGCAAAAACCAACATTAGCACAAACATTCAGAAGTAGATGCAAAGTGGGGAGCTTGAAAGGCATTGATAGCTTACAGCATGAAGTGCTTGAAGCACAGGCTAggcaggaagaggaaaaaactaTATAAGCACTGTAATTGTGTGGAGCAAAACCAGTTGAGCATGTGGTGAATGATTTACTTGGACATTTCTCATCTATGTTAAGTTTTGACAGTCCAATAAACTCACTCTCACCACCCTCGAATAAAAATCTCTTGTGAACCTGATTCAGATCATAAGATGTATTAAAGCTTCATGTATTAGAgcttaaataaactttatagaGAAAGAGAACATTATATTTGTTATTAATTGCAGATGTAGGTTTTTTTGGTGCATTTCATATTAGTATTCTTTAATTCTAGATCAAATATTCCTGTAATTGTCtatatttacattaaacagaagaaaatctggTTTATTAGCATTGTAGACTTGGAtattgcatgatttttttttatgtaagatTTCTTTTCTAAATGACCGTTGCCCCTCTGGATAAGTGAGATGAGATCATCTGAGTAATCAGCTGTTTAACAAGCACAAGATTCACTGCTGGCTGTACATGTTTATGCTGCACTTTTGCTTTGGCTGATAtctcaaaatagaaaaaatggaattggaaaaaaaaaagcagtttggGAGAGCTGAGGTGCTCTTCCAAATATGTGCTTATCTGTTTGAATGGACAGTAATGAGCTATGTCTTCATTTTGTTATGTGCACGTTTTACACTGAACCTGTTTTTCAGGCTGTTATGATAGTCTGTGGATTACAGTGCAAATTAAACTGAAGCTccacatgtttttaaaatgctcagttttgacatttttcatgtGTTATTTCCACAGTATGCTCAGCAGTCTACCTGATAGTAGGTTTCTTTGGTGAACAGGACATACCACAGATCAAGCAGATGGTTTTCTTTTGCCTGACTGATTTAAATAGcatctgtttttcatttgttcatgCCTTAGGCTGGGAAGTTGCGACATACTGTATCTTTGTGTCCAAAGGTTGAAATGTCCCTCTCATGTCAGGGTCACCGGTGAAGCTTCAAACGCAGTCACAGTTTTTGCCGTCTTTGTTCCACCCTGTAGAGGTGTTTGTGCCAGAGGGACACGGTTTGAACAGTGTTGTTTAACTCATGTCACTGTGACTTGCATCAGTTTGTTAGGGTAAAGTTACAAGGTAATCTAATTTACAAACTTGTGAAATACAGATTTGGAGCTTGGTGAACAAAGTCCTACAAAGATGTGTCATATTTTGTTATTTGCCACTTGCATTCATCATATTTCTGCTGGTTGGTCTCGGCTTCAGacagctgcttgtctgtgttTGACTCATTTCTCCTGACTTCTCAGAGTTCCTTTGGGATCTTTAAGGTTTTGCAGATTAACAAACATGTCACATAGTCTTAGGTTCACGGAGTTCTGActgatgtaattattttttatttttattataatacataagttttttcataaataattcaaatattatttttttaggtCTTTTTAGCCTGTTATAACACTTCCAATTCAATGACTTTTCAGAGCTTAGCCCAACAAATTGCCATTATTTTTCcgcaataaaatgaaaagcaaacacatCTTATCAGTTTCAGGGCAAAGTCAATGCAATGCACCCAGGACTCACCACTTACATTTCTGCCAGTGATTGTTATCTTATTTGACTATTGCACTCAGCAAACTGATACTGCTGTTAGGCTGGTTACCTGTGCATCTTTTACCTTTATTAAAATACTAATTTATACTTGTTTACCAAATGCAATAAAATCCTAATCTAAATTGGCATCTAACAGGCCTGAAACTTCACTGTTCAGGTTCACAAAGAATTGCTAAACTATATAGACCGATAACTAGCTGGCAAACATAGTAATTCATTTAACAGGACAAAAGATAAAACTCATTAAAttatgtaatataaaaataagtCAGAAGGATATTAGATTGAATTGTTTAGTGAATCACATCTTCAATTGCTATAAATAACTTTTCTCAGATATTCGAATGCAGATTTATCAAGTTTGTGCTTTCAGgtcaaggccggctttacgcaggggcaagagggggcagtgccccctcaaacaaacattctgccccctcaatcaaatgcgccgaaatgggcaaatctctccaaacgctctctccccctctgtactgaactctgtgtgtcggagcttcacaggatccattgtactgtcttcaacaagtccttcccaccaccacagaaaacaaccaatcagtgtttagtatgcaaatgagttgacatacagcctgatcttgcggtgtcatatttctccccctcgtagagagagcggctgctgagctccagcggtaaaacttatagagtaaagctctgttaaatgtgttgtagcgatactgaataaatacttataataacagacgtatttattgcatctattctgtcaactggggtttgtttctgttctatttaaacgtgtctacgcctgttagtaggagcagtgatcaatcacgcacgggccatagatgtgactgcctcctcggtacaatacagactgagggaaaacgagctgcgcatatgagacccctcaagctccgcccagcctttagttcagcatgctagtttgaagaaaaaaataacagaaagtttcactctacattcccgctgctttcagcagctcagctcagagcttcatgtatgcctcaGCTTAAACAGACGACAATGTGCATTTCCGATCTTGGAGAGTtgtagttagaaaaaaaaaaaactccggCCACAAAACCCACTTTGGAAAGTTTCATTCAGTCCTCCTGCATGATGCATCCATTTTTTAGAGCTTTTAAAAAAGGTAGTgctgattctttaatcattatggtctatatacagacagaaacaaacacacagatagttgagtttattgttattagtttcaaatttattcaaaatgcttagacatctaatggctgtccaatagggcaattgttattttgttggttgttaaagctttgataatggatcattcttttcttttttcttacttcattttgttattgatattttctgttccccccctgagggattgccaccttattgtggtcagggggtttgcgtgcctcagtgactctaagagctataccagcaggagctttggtttcaggtgggacacccaagctggacaggtcttagagtagaggcctgacaaagtgcaatccatttctttgaagttggactccactaacagcacagttccgttaaagaaacacttaaaaaacaacaacaagaaaatgctgaagtatgtactcatagtgcccccttcaaatttatgcctgccccctcatgtatgcattcctagaaccggccctgtttcaggttgtaaaatatttagaaGTTTGTGGTCTATGGTGACTGGAATTTCTAATAAAAAGATAACTAAACTGATGTTCATGCTGTAATAAACTAGAGAAAGAGCAGGGCTGTTGCCACACACAAAGCTTTGGTGTGAAACTCTATTCCAGTTAGGGTTGTAAATGTCAGTGTGGAGTCTTCCCCAGCCCTGATAGAAGAAGGCTAATAAGATGAAGCCCCTTCTCTATCTGCCTCCTCTACAACATTTTCACCTCCCAGTCCAGAGGGCTTTTAAACCCAGCTCAAGCTCTCACTGTAAACCTTGTAATTCACCTCACTGGTGGCTGAGCTGGATCGTTATGATTGTATCCTCAACAGTAAAGAGCGTAACTAACCGTGAGTGGCAACTTCTAGGCTCACACCGGCCCATGGTGGAATTATATCTTGTCTGCTCTGCCCTTGGTAAGCAGTTTTTTGTGGGTGAGGCTACATTTCACCGAGCCCCCTGCTTGTTTCTGCTGAAGTGGATGGTGCTACAATATAGCAGGTAACCCTAAACGACCCAGAGACTGCAGTAGTTGCAAAATAATGGGACAGCTCAGGGAGAATGTTTGCGAGGACGAGTGGGCATATTCAGCTGGCCACATGGATTTTATTATAGTTGTGCTAGTCGCTAGCCTggttctgtctttttttatcttaataagCAGATAAAACAATTAGGATGTGATTTATAGGATCCTAACTACAAGGAAACATGCAACTTTAAATCACACGCTTTGATTCACCCTTCATTATGACAAATGTGTGGGTCtagaccaaaaagaaaaatcacagtgGCTGAAATTTGCAACGCAGTCAAGATCCAGTACTTACTATTTTGTTTATGAGCACAAACTTATACTTACATTGCTGCTTCTTTGAATAAATCAGGTCAAGCACATGAtggggaatttttttttctatttgaattTGCAGATACACAGACTTGCAGAAGCAAGTAGGATGTTCAGTGGGAATTCTCTGCATGGTTATAAAAATACCAAACTCGCCCTTCTCTGAGACAACTGCAGAGATTCCTGGGTGGGACTTCAGTGAACTGCTGCTACACAAGTCAGGGATGACGGCTCAGAGAAAGAGACTGCATTCCTTTTCCTCTCTAGCTCACACATCTTTCAGAGATCAACTGAAAGCATTTTGTGTTGACTCATCAGTGCTCATATTTCAAGGAAGAAGAACTTACAGTATTGTTTAGAAGCAGGAAtgctatgtaaaaaaaacagctcaacaACAACCTGATCTAGAAGTTTTGATAACATCTGTTGCTTTTGATTTGTAAGCATTGCTATTATCAGGGCGTAGTGTCATAACAGTGGATGGTTTAGGGTTTATTGTTGCTATGAGACACTTGGGTTGGATCTAGCATATGTGTTTTTAAGCCCTGATAACGTTTTGGCACACGCTGCACCATGCTACACCCCCTGACACATTGCTATCAGCCACAGTCTAGTCACAGTGCAAATAGTGCCAAGGTCACATTCGCACACAGCTGTCACACTGCAGCTTAAGTCATCAGTTAATCAAGGGATCAAGGGTGACAGCAACAGagatatttgtttgtttttaggtgaCCGAGCCAACATATTAAATGATACACAGAGCGTGACGTATGCTCCTAAATCAAGGTAATTGCACCTATTTGTTTAACCAGGAGGTTTcaaattttattattgttcCACAAATTATAGGAAGcagccttatttaaagattcattccagtgtaaagaaatgtcatttggtgattttacttcttttgaatatcttagttttattttaaggggcattcctaaagtcctatttctaatcatctacagacgtccaggacactgtgtaaattttattgatgaattttctgaattattgtcggttatctctactgattttaaccatttcatcttaactggggattttaacattcacatagataacatgacggatggtaatgtcaaggaattttgttccatattggacatgtttggtttgtggcaacatgttaaacaaccgacccacattcgaggtcacattctggacctggttatttcaaagggtgttgatatttcttctgttgcggtcactgacttggccttgtctgaccatttttgtattttgtttgatttactgatcactcagaatgttcaaccaacctgcttctccgttaggaagaggtacattaatgaaagaacaagtgctaagtttgtggaggccatagcgatgttaccaacaaccagtgcagagtcagttgatggactcctggatcatttcaatctgaaaatcttgaatgtaatggatgctgttgcaccgataagaatcaagagcaacttgagcaaacagaaaacaccatggagaaacaccactgtggttaccagcctaaaaagagaatgcagaaaaactgagcggaaatggcggaaaaataaacttcaaatttactatgagctgtacaaacaaagcctacgtaactataacaatgagctgtgcaaggccagagagctgcatttatctgaaatgattaacaggaatgtcaacaattctcgcactctgtttgctatgattgaaaaacttacaaatcctcctaaacagataagccctgagctcctttccactgagaaatgcaaccaatttgcaaacttttttagccaaaaaattaaaacaattaggcaaaatattaattccacacagtcaaacaagaaaattagtctgtgtctaaaacccggaaataattctgatgtcatgtcacaatttaaaatggtgaatttaaaagtcctacaagaaacagtttggcatttgaaatcaacaacatgcactctggacatgataccatccgactttttaaaaactgtttttacctcagtagaaagtgatctcctactgatagttaacagctcactggcatcaggcatttttccccagtcactaaagatagctgctattaagccactcctaaagaaaaggactctagacgcctctataatgaacaactatagacctgtctctaacctctcttttatttccaagattattgaaaaagttgtatttcaccagcttaatgactttttaaatgaaagtggaaatcttgataaatttcagtccggcttccgacctcatcacagcactgaaacagctctggtcaaagtgttaaatgacattaggttgaataccgattctggtcaagtatcagtcctggttctgttggatctcagtgctgcgtttgatactgtagatcacagaatcctgttgcacaggctggaaaactgggttggactttctggagcggttcttaactggttcaggtcctatttagaaggccggagttattttgttacgatcggcagctatgaatccgagcgagtggccatgacttgtggagtcccccaagggtcagtccttggacctcttctgttcaacttgtatatgctccctttgggtaaaatattacaaaaatatagcattagttatcaaagttatgcagatgatacacaactttatgtgtctctgtcaccagatgactgcagtccaatagacttaatgtgtcagtgtctggagcaaataaacacctggatgagggagaatttcctacaattaaatgaagacaaaactgagattattctgtttggtagcaaagagaagagggtcagcattggtaaacacctggagactcgggctcttaaaattaccaaccaagttcgtaacctgggagtgttgatagactcagatctgactttcagcagccatatcaaagctgtcactaagacagctttttaccagctcagaaacatcaacagaattaaaagtttagtctcccagaaagaccaagagaaactcatccatgcattcatctccagtagactggattactgtaatggtcttttaacaggacttcctaaaaagagcattaaacatctgcagctcatccagaacgctgctgctagagttttaaccaggactaagagatctgaacacatcacaccagttttaaaatctttacactggcttccagtcagtcacagaatagattttaaaacccttctgatcatttacaaatcccagaatggtttaggcccagaatacatctgtgatatgttcagagaatataaacctagcagagctcttaggtccaaagactctggtcaactagtccaggccagagtccagactaaacatggagaagcagcatttagctgttatgctgcaaacaaatggaacaaactgccagtggagattaaactttccccaaatgtagacatttttaaatccaggttaaaaacttttcttttctcatgcgcctatgcatgaaatctgcacggtacctttttttttaacttatcttgcttttaatcattttaatgtaatttattattttattgtgattatgtgttgattatgagttgatgccttttactattctaaatatctgtaatgtctttgttttatgtaaagcactttgaattgtcctgtacatgaaatgtgctatacaaataaactgccttgccttgccttgcctaaagaaaaacatcctATTTTGCGAAGTATATGCATTAACTAAAGTAATGCAGCTTAGGAGGATATACTTCCAGACAAAGCTGAAGACATATAAACATGGTTTACACCGTGAATTAATTTTGAGCAGAACCCATAACAGTGCATTAGCATTGGATAGCTGTGTGTGGGATCATAAGGTGGTTGACCACAGAGAAAATCTCATAATTTGACAGGTTTTTGCAGCTGTGTTACAGGAAGGACTCATTTTCATAGTTACAGTATAACGAGGGGCCTGATTGTGTTTGAGTTGTTGCAAAATTGctattttttatattgtatttttggTTAACCCAACGCATAccttgtttgtttattctatGTATTAATTCTAGTTTCCTGCAATGCATACTTTACTGCCCTTATTTTTGCACACAAATCAGTTCTGAATCATTACAGTCTTTTTCTGAATATCTGAAAGAAGCatttgaaaatgaacaaaattttTAGCTAAGTGCTAAATTATCttccttcttgttttttatACAACTTTAATCTCataaaatttaattcaatttctGGACCCTTCTGGGTGTTTTCCTCACCCCCTCCTAGTCACTTAATTTAGAATTCACATAAACAAACCAAGATTAGCTTCTACTTTTGTCCCTTCACCAGGCAGCTGTGTACTGTGCCTGGGTAGCAGTTGGGGGTTAATGGACCTTGCACACGGGCTCACAGTGATTTATCTTTGTTGCTAGTTTGTGCATACTTGAACCTGGATCTTCTAGCCGCAAATCCACTTCTCtgaccactaggctaccactctcTTTAAGCTGCACCCCCCTCCCTGTCTCCAAACCCATGTGGTCACATATGTGCACACACTAAAGGAATAATCCTCTAAACCTTATGGGCACCCCTTTTAAAACAATATGTTGCACTGTCAGTATCATAAAATACCAAGGGCACCCTGAGTCTTCATACCTTTGGGTTTcctaaaactttccttttttctttctttgtcttttgcgCTGTTAACATTGTTGAAGACCATCTGCAATGTAGGGCTGAATAAAGGAATAACCTGCaacacagtttaaaactttttgaTTTCTTGATGCTCAATCAGCTGGAGTTTGAATAAGTGTATTATCTTAGTCCAACACTCATGATTCCTTTAACAAGCACAAAGCATCACAAGTAAAAAGAGGCTTAATTTCTTTCTGAAGCATGTTCATATACTGTGTAAATTGGGGCATAAATTCACACATCCGTTAGACAGTTATTTTGAACTTTTATCTTGTCTGCTTCTATTTCAAGATCACAGATGTGTCCTTGCCAAACTACCTGGTGGCCTCCTCTGTGGGTCTGTTGCCCACGCAGCTTCTCAACTCCTACCTGGGCACCACGCTTCGGACTATGGAGGACGTCATTGCTGAGCAGAGCATCAGTGGATACTTTGTCTTCAGCCTGCAGGTAAGCTGCtgatgatttaataaaaaaaaagtcaataacaATCAACTATTAATGACAAGGTGTGGTGTTAATATATGACTTAGCAGCAACTGATGTGCATATGCTTGAGTTCCTTTCAGGAAGGCTGTCCCTATAGAAGTCCTCTTTTCATTATAGTATGTTTGCTTTGCTTCTCAGGCgcctcatgttttgttttgttttgttattttatcatttgtaCTGAGACtcaacactgtgtaaaatgatATTCAGTACAATAGCTTGgatttcctttaatttttgcccaaatttcttgttatttattttgttcagtttcagtttcacGTATTGAACTTCTAATCTTTCATCACATTCGTCCTGCTTAACTGCTTTTCATTGCTTTGATCTTTGCTTGGTGTggattgtttattcttttatccTTTGCAGTCCAAGCCAGAATAAGACAAACTAGACGTCCACACGCGCACTGGAATGACACCAGGACgactattatttttattgacaCAACCCTGGCAGCTGCTAGCACACAAAAGCAGGAGATAGCAGATGTCTTATACAAAGAAGTAAAGGGTGGATAATGAGCTCTAGCATTCTTGTTCTCTTTTCAATTCTGAGTTGTAATGACAGCAGTGAAAATCTTGCCAGGTATTCAGAGACAACAGCCTGTCCCTTTCTTCTAAGAACAATATTTACATAGCAGTGATGCGTAAAGCTGAATAATCTGCTGTAATGTTCTGCTGCACATCTCTTCTTGTTAGAAGGGTTTTTCCCCAGACTTGTCTAGTACATAAAGGTAACTTTTGTCGGGAGTTGAtggtttgtaaataaatttaactaACTGAATACACAGCTCTGGACCACACTCGTGTTTATTCATATCATGTTCAGGTTTAACAAGTTTCCCATACTGTAGTCATGTGTAAAATCTGTCATAATCATAGATATTTAAATGGCATGTAAAAAAATTGAATCTGTGCCACCACTATAGTTTAACCACACAAGTTGTCAAAGAGAGGTTGATGTTTTATTCTAGTTCTTTAAATTGATCTTAACAACTTTAATCAACTCCCTATTGATGCAAATCAAGTGTTTGACCTCCAACATATTCAACTctctattttatttgttgtaaaatCAAAATGCATCCTCGACAGATTTTGACTTTCCAACTTAAT includes the following:
- the tmem64 gene encoding transmembrane protein 64, producing MSMSGGTTVQLFTKLVKHAVGKMQIQLNRWLQRTTTDDCDKIDILICSAFDERGVGIGKSDGDPEVIIDTSGAAFTSNGEFRHPCCITTFCFKSALLACILTAVCFSSVALVRQYLKDLLLWVESLDSFVGAMLFIVGLIIVSFPCGWGYIVLNVAAGYLYGFVLGMGLVMVGVLIGTFVAHLVCKRLLTDWVLNKVGNSEQLSAVIRVVEGGSGLKIVALARLTPIPFGLQNAVFSITDVSLPNYLVASSVGLLPTQLLNSYLGTTLRTMEDVIAEQSISGYFVFSLQVIISIGLMFYVVHRAQVELNAAIAACQMELKSSHMNGSSTNHSSFSYCSKRATAGSGNCINVV